One genomic window of Lytechinus variegatus isolate NC3 chromosome 1, Lvar_3.0, whole genome shotgun sequence includes the following:
- the LOC121405869 gene encoding lactosylceramide 1,3-N-acetyl-beta-D-glucosaminyltransferase-like yields MAVLNISRRKSLMLLINVLGIIGLFIFQSIWYQEVHMESLIMPRSAINKSVIKNMHATDISHSERRTSMPLLGWRKNVNWRPGAKLDIYNFLINPVEKCKIGKDNNITLLVLVKSAPGNIQRRDAARRTYIKGAENVNLPARVVFILGESESQEERDDVYMESETHADILRVGFLDHYYNLTIKLIMGFKWMINYCSSEFLMTMDDDVVIDIVTLVNDLNAIPKSDRSQMVIGTRGVGYKPHRNSESKWYVPEEFYPEKTYPPFPFGHGYVISQDVVLKLFLISRETPSLVPFDDVYCGILLNKMGIKIIHRPQWYRDRHPTEKNHDYLKIEVPAQNMDKAWEEFRRN; encoded by the coding sequence ATGGCCGTATTGAATATTTCACGACGTAAATCATTGATGCTTTTGATAAACGTTTTGGGCATAATTGGATTATTCATCTTCCAAAGTATATGGTATCAAGAAGTACATATGGAAAGTTTGATAATGCCAAGAAGTGCAATTAACAAAAGCGTGATTAAAAATATGCATGCAACCGACATATCTCATTCAGAACGAAGAACTTCGATGCCCCTCCTCGGTTGGAGGAAAAATGTAAACTGGAGACCAGGAGCTAAGTTagatatatataattttcttatcaACCCTGTTGAAAAATGCAAGATCGGAAAGGACAACAATATCACGTTACTTGTTTTAGTAAAGTCTGCACCGGGAAATATCCAACGCAGAGATGCTGCCAGACGGACGTATATAAAAGGGGCAGAAAATGTTAACCTGCCAGCCAGAGTGGTGTTTATATTGGGGGAATCGGAATCGCAGGAGGAAAGAGATGATGTTTATATGGAGTCTGAAACACATGCAGACATCCTGAGAGTAGGCTTCCTGGATCATTATTATAACCTGACTATAAAGCTCATTATGGGGTTTAAGTGGATGATTAACTACTGTAGTAGTGAGTTTTTGATGACGATGGATGATGACGTGGTGATTGATATAGTAACACTGGTCAACGACCTCAACGCGATACCAAAATCGGATCGCTCTCAGATGGTAATCGGAACAAGGGGAGTTGGTTATAAACCACACCGAAACAGTGAAAGCAAATGGTATGTACCTGAAGAGTTCTACCCAGAAAAGACGTATCCCCCCTTTCCATTTGGACATGGGTATGTTATATCACAGGATGTTGTGTTAAAACTGTTTCTGATTTCCCGAGAAACACCCTCATTGGTACCGTTTGACGACGTGTATTGTGGTATATTATTGAACAAGATGGGCATCAAAATTATTCACCGACCACAATGGTACAGAGATCGACATCCGACAGAGAAAAATCATGATTACTTAAAGATTGAAGTACCAGCGCAAAACATGGATAAAGCTTGGGAGGAGTTTCGAAGAAACTAA